The nucleotide window CTAATCCTTCCAGGTTTCTCCTAGCAAGAGAACAGCAGGAGCAAGGCAACACGGCCCAAATTCTTTATACCATGTAGGGAGCGAGCATGTATACCGCAGAAATCAAAACTAAATTAACAGAGAAAAACATAGGGTGGATAGGGAAGAACGAGTAAAAAGGCGAGAACTTTACCATGCCTGTCCCTGCCTTCTGAAAGCATCAGGGCTTTGATCCCAGATTATGCACAAACAAGACATTTATTCCCCAAGAGTACGGATGCAAACAAATGAAACTTATCAGGATATAAGCTCCCCTAATAGCATAATCTTCTATTCAGAATGCAGCAATTGCCTCCTGATGTGGATGAACAATTTATTCTTATGCAAAACATGATGCAAGCTGTATGATACTCAGATTTATCATACAACCAGATCCTGGATTTGTACAAAGGGGGTCATCTGCACGATGGTATTGCACGAAAATCTTGCACAAGGTATTATTCATCCCACTGGCTCATCTTACAACAGCAATTAATAACTTATGACACCATACAATATGTTACCACAAGTAGAGGCAGATCTAGATGGCGTGCCTTGGTAATGATCAAAGATGTGCTTTATTAGTCCACAGTTGAACTCCAGAAGCTACAAGAACAGCAGGTGGAACAGGACCAAAATTTATGTGTCAAACAAAACAAGGCCCCAGAACAGGGTGCAAGTTTGGGGCTTCACGCCCTCATGTAAACTGGAATCGTAATAAACTGACCGACAATTGAGAAATATATAGATGCTCCAAGGCATACTGCTACATGTCAATACTCTAGGCTGCAAAACTAGAAGACAAGGAGAATCATTTTGCCTTCTCTTCGTATGGAATCGCCGTTCTCCTCACTTCAAACAGATGCGGCGGCTCCCTGCTGTTTGTGCGCAAACTCGATGCCCTTCTCGATGCTGGCCTTCAGCTCAGGCTTCAATGCCTCGAGTGCATTGGCCTCGTACTCAGTTATTCCCTCCAGGTCCGAAGAAATGATGGACTCAACACCATTCTTGCCAATCTTAACTCTGGACGCAAAGAATGGCAGCTCAGTTAACTCAGACTGAACATACGTGCACTCATAAACATCTGGATCACCAGCCAGTGCACGGAGTGAAGACTCAACAAATCTGGCAGCAGCATAAGCCATGGACAGGGTAGCAGATCCAGCACCCGCTTTCGCCTCCACCACCTCTGTCCCAGCGTTCTGTATCCTCTTCGTCAGCTGTTCAGTTTCCTCATCCGTGAAGGTGACAGATGGCCTCGTCTTTGACAACAAAGGCAGGATTGTAATTCCAGCATGACCACCAACAACTGGGACATCAACATCAATGAGCTTGAGGCCCTTCTTCTGAGCTACGAATGTGTTAGCTCGGACAACATCTAGGGTGGAAACCCCAAAAAGCTTCTTGGGATTGTAGACACCCTTCTGTTTCAGAATCTCAGCAGCAATCGGCACTGTGGAGTTGACTGGGTTGCTGATAATATGGATAAAGGCATCAGGGCAATTGTCTGCAACAGCCTCGATAAGTGACTTGACGATGCCCGCATTGATGTTGAAAAGATCATCACGAGTCATCCCAGGCTTTCTAGGGACCCCGGCGGGGATGACAACAACATCCACACCTTTCAAGCAGCTGGCTAATTCCGCTGGGCCAGTGAAGTCCATGACCTGAGAAGGTGTGTTGCAGTGGCTGAGATCAGCAGCGACTCCCTTGACATTTGCAATATCGTACAGTCGCAGCTCCGAGACCAGAGGAGACATCTTGATCAGCAGGCCCAATGGTTGGCCGATGCCCCCAGCAGCACCAAGTACCGCCACTTTGTAAGATGCCTCCGGTAGTATCCGAGCCCCAGACTTCGCCTTGGGCACAACCCTTGTGGTAACAGATGCCCGAAGAGACCCGGTCTTGCCCAGGAACGAGGATCCCAATTCGAAGTTAATTGATGAGGACGCCTTTAAGCCACCGATGCCATGATTCCTTGGCTTTGAAACCAGAGCAGCCTGAGCGCCAACTGAACTGATGGTAGCAGATGATGCCATGTCCAACTGTAGGAACAGAATAATATCAGATTTGTAAAAAAACATAAAAATCTCTTGCAAGAATCGATAGAACGGCTGATGACACACTACGGGAGCATACAATTGATCCAGATCTTGAACACTAATACGTGATCCAGGGGCGGATCTAGTTGGTTGCCAGGTTTTGCACCCGGAAATTATGAAGATCCCCTCTCCCCACCATAGTGGGATTCATCAATTGATTCAACAACTAACAGAAGTGATGCTGCGCTGGAGGAAAACAACCTAGCTGTTGCTCGTACCTCGAAGGAAGGAAGGAGACCCAGTGGCCGGAGACTGGGACGGGGTGGAGGCAGCAGCAGGATGTCCCGGAGGCCGGGGAAGAAGGGGAACGGTGGTGGCGGCGTCGACGTCGACGTGCGTCCCCAAGAAGACGGAGGAGGGCGCGGGATCGAGGTCGCGGCGCCGGCGGTGACGATGAGGGATGGCAAGGCGGCGGGTGACGCTTTGGCGGAAGGGCAGGGGGGAGTGGAAAGAAAAAGAATGGGCCACCAACCACTGGCCGATCCCTTGCGTTGGTTTCATCGGACAGGTTTTTGGCCGTACGATGGGAGTCATTTCCAGCGTCAGAGTCCGAATAATGAACAATTCTATCCGTTGAACATTTTGCACGAATAAATCGTATACATTGGTTATAATAAAGTATTTTGTCAGATGACTTAGTATACCAATCTTTATTTTCAATGTAAATTAGGCATTGCTACGCGTCGGCCGGCAGATCTTTCCGCCTCGCGAAACATTGGATCGGGCGGGAGTGAACGGTCAAGCGTCACCTTTTACCATCGCAACAAAGGTCGCGTGTTGAaaatatgagcaagttactacgagatttaatccgaataattagaagataaatcatgactacagtagtagagattaaactaatcatgtgaactagcatagcagatgaacagatcacatctagggcacatactagaaacatgaattctaccacgatctcgaacaggaaggatagaatcacatacggtgcagcgggagcagcaccgccggcgttgacgttgtcgcccatgtcgtcgaggatgaggttgccgaggtcggggaagaagtcgtcgttcgcgaagtcgtcgctgccagcagtcgcgcgagtgcgctccccaaaaacctgatcgcccctctcccgtacaggatcacgagaggcggggttccggaggcctgctgtcccttctcccgATGCACGCCGAaaggtggtgagaaaccatacgaagcagcggcggctagggtagacgtctgcctgactatatagtgcggaccgaataggtcgtgggagtaaaccccacgtccgagtcgtcacgatccaaaagaatcggaaatgGTTCAGTGAGCaacgcgtccgttaattattaattaatgactcattattTTTTCCCGAGCAgtaaaaatatagacaacgtgcatagctctgtcctcggctcggctcaatcccgcggcgcggcgcgacgtggcgaggcgagcgaggaggaggagcgcgcgtgtaggtcttctcttctcatgctcatacaagtggtagaagagctcgccttataaagaggtgcaactctctctcaatttccggggtgggactaaactttagcctcactcactccactcacatgtgtgcatgaatgggccaagagaatttcaaaattttagttgggctttgggatcaaaggcctactagcaaaattccaacaacCCCCCATAAAGTCTCATTAgaacatctcatcatttagttccaaaacattgtgttatataccggtgcttagtggagactgtgaagttgaacttccacttagagatttatgttacactagatcacaacttgaatagtggactatgccttgaactacaagttttctgcgagactagtttcacacaaattcttgactgatactgggctgccgcaaggcttccccgcgggtggagcgtatacgtcatactccagggccttttcattaatttattagagaacacccaattctcacagactgcgacgttaatagtcaaattcatataggtgtgttcctcagaagatattctgcaggacaacatctctgcttacccgaataagccacttggaacatattaagataagtatcaacctgccatgcaaatcaggagagtattgcatcttcatggagtgggatatgtaatatagggatactctcctcccagctgaccaacagcttgtctcccacttctacttcacgggatctccgatcacatagagtgggttaccactatggacaactcatgcggtgggtctgagacccatctccatcgatgcattatctatcacattacgtgatagaccctttgtgaagggatctgccaaatttttcgacgtttggatataatgCAACGTAATAgccggagttcctcaattttctgacagatttcaGTCTTCTCTTCACATGCCTTaaggacttcatattgtcctttGAACTGTTTATTttgacgatcacagtttgattatcacagttcatcaggatagggggtattggtttttcaaccataggtaagtgttgggtaacgtagtaatttcaaaaaatttcctacgcacacacaagatcttggtgatgcatagcaacgagaggggagagtgaagtctacgtaccctcgtataccggcaacggaagcgttgaaacaatgtagaggaagtagtcgtacgtcttcccgatccgaccgatccaagtaccgaacgcacggcacctctgagttctgcacacgtttaactcggtgacgtccctcgagctccgatccagcaaaacgttgagggagagtttcgttagcacgacggcgtgatgacggtgatgatgttctaccgacgcagggcttcgcctaagcaccgctacgatatgaccgaggtggaatatggtggaagggggcaccgcacacggctaagaaacgatcacgaagatcaacttgtgtgtcatggggtgcccccttgcccccgtatataaaggagggagagggggaggtgtggccggccctaggggtgTGCCTGGAggagtgtaggatcgaaagtatgtctagagggggggtgattagactacttgaccaaataaaaacttaaccttttcccaattttagttcttggcagtttttagctattgtaggacaagtcaagcaatcatcacacaattcaagcaagca belongs to Triticum urartu cultivar G1812 chromosome 7, Tu2.1, whole genome shotgun sequence and includes:
- the LOC125520151 gene encoding malate dehydrogenase, chloroplastic-like, with the translated sequence MASSATISSVGAQAALVSKPRNHGIGGLKASSSINFELGSSFLGKTGSLRASVTTRVVPKAKSGARILPEASYKVAVLGAAGGIGQPLGLLIKMSPLVSELRLYDIANVKGVAADLSHCNTPSQVMDFTGPAELASCLKGVDVVVIPAGVPRKPGMTRDDLFNINAGIVKSLIEAVADNCPDAFIHIISNPVNSTVPIAAEILKQKGVYNPKKLFGVSTLDVVRANTFVAQKKGLKLIDVDVPVVGGHAGITILPLLSKTRPSVTFTDEETEQLTKRIQNAGTEVVEAKAGAGSATLSMAYAAARFVESSLRALAGDPDVYECTYVQSELTELPFFASRVKIGKNGVESIISSDLEGITEYEANALEALKPELKASIEKGIEFAHKQQGAAASV